Below is a window of Deltaproteobacteria bacterium DNA.
AAAGGAATAATCCAAGATTGCCACCACTAATAATCCTCCTTTTCTCTACAAACAAATCATGCGCGTCTATCAAGTTTAGAAGTCCTTGGCTGGCCACGAAGCTACGATAATTCCTGAAATGCTCTCTTCCAGCTGCTATTTCAAAGAAAAGAATAAGGGCTTTTTGAAGCCAACCTTGTGGAAAGCAAATTGGACCGGGGTGAAAATCAATTAGTAGCATGCGGCCATCTTGTTTCAGAACCCGAACCATATCGCTCATTGCGGCGGGGCGTATTGAACTAGGCATCTCGTGCAAAGTCAGCATCGCAATAACCAGATCGAAGAAGCCATCTGAATAAGGCATTTGCGATGCATCTCCCAATCGAAGTTGCACACGATCGCCCAGTTTCCCGCGAGCTTCCTCCAACATTCCAGGGGATAAGTCTATTCCATGCACCTCACATCCCGCTCTATAGTACAGATATAGATTCGTCCCAGTTCCACACCCGACATCAAGGACACGCATCCGTTCCTTGGGAGGATACATCTTCAAACCCATCTGTCTTATTGCTTTGCTGAATGGCTCAACCCAA
It encodes the following:
- a CDS encoding class I SAM-dependent methyltransferase, giving the protein MTGDPYRKIAKSYDTWVEPFSKAIRQMGLKMYPPKERMRVLDVGCGTGTNLYLYYRAGCEVHGIDLSPGMLEEARGKLGDRVQLRLGDASQMPYSDGFFDLVIAMLTLHEMPSSIRPAAMSDMVRVLKQDGRMLLIDFHPGPICFPQGWLQKALILFFEIAAGREHFRNYRSFVASQGLLNLIDAHDLFVEKRRIISGGNLGLFLLRSSKPN